The segment GATTGGAAAAAGAAGGACTCGCAACTCAAGCGATCGATTTACTCAACCTCGAACAGCGTCAGCCCAATCTCAGCCAATGGCAGACCCTCGTTGAGCGGCTGTATCAACCAACTCAAACGCTGGAAATTGCGATCGTTGGGAAATATGTGCGCTTATCAGATGCGTATCTCTCGGTTGTCGAAGCCCTCAAACATGCTGGAATTGCGACCGGAAGCGCGCTGAATCTTCGCTGGATCAATTCAGAAGAAATCGAAGAAAAAGGAGCCGCACACTATCTCGCGGATGTCGATGGCATCGTGGTTCCCGGCGGATTTGGAATTCGCGGGGTCGATGGAAAAATTGCCGCGATCGCGTATGCCCGTGAGCATCAGATTCCGTTCTTAGGCTTGTGTCTAGGAATGCAATGTTCGGTGATCGAATGGGCGCGAAATGTAGCTCGTTTGGAAAATGCTCATAGTGCAGAGTTTGTTCCAGAGGCGAAGAACGCCGTCATTAACTTACTGCCTGAGCAGCAAGATGTAGTCGATTTGGGTGGAACCATGCGGTTAGGGCTGTATCCCTGTCGTTTGACTCCGAATACGCTCACGTTGGCGCTGTATGGAGAAGAAGTGATCTACGAACGGCATCGGCATCGCTATGAATTTAACAATGCGTACCGGAATCTATTTTTAGAGTCTGGTTATGTGGTGAGTGGAACTTCGCCGGATGGTCGATTGGTTGAGATCATTGAGCTTCCAGGGCATCCATTCTTTATTGCCACGCAGTTCCATCCAGAGTTTCAATCTCGTCCAAGTAGCCCTCATCCGTTGTTTAAGGGATTTGTGCAAGCGGCACTCAGCCGAGAAACTGAACTCTCGCAGAATAAAGTTGCAATTGAGGCGTAGAGCGCCTTTTACACGTTTAACCCTTGACGATTAGCCTAACGAACCCGATTCGTTAGGCTAAATCTTATCTTCTGCTAGCTCGCCTGTCCCCAAGCGACATAAGGCAAATTTGCCGCTGTTGCCCGAATCTGTTCTGCCTGTGCGACTAACTGCCCACACGCATCCCAAGTTCCACAAGTCAGCATTTGTCGTGCTCCTTCTGGCATCGAAATCGCGCCTGTAAACTCACCGCATCGCACCTGCATCTGATCCAAATCTACCGTCACCTGAAGCTGTGGATTCTCTGCTAACAAGGCTTGAAGCTGGCTAGTGACACTCGGCTCAGCCGTCACACAAGGAATCCCGATCGCGACGCAATTGCCAAAAAAGATTTCGGCAAAGCTCTCACCCACGATCGCGCTAATTCCCCACTTTGCGATCGCTTGGGGAGCATGTTCTCGGCTCGATCCGCAACCGAAATTGCCATTGACCACTAAAACTTTTGCACCTTGATATTGCGGCAAATCAAACGGGTGCTGACCATTTAACTGTTTACGATCGTCCGCAAAAACTTGCGCTCCCAATCCATCAAACGTCACACAGCGCAAAAAACGAGCCGGAATAATGCGATCGGTATCAATATCATTGCCTACCAATGGAATACCGCCACCTGCGATCGTTCTAACTTCGCTCACCATACTGTCTTAACCTTGCAACGAATCCTAGCTATTGTCGCATTTTTTGACTAAGCAGAGACAGTTCACTCTTTCTCGGACGCAGTGGTATTCAATCTCCCATTGATGCTGATCGCGCAGCTTCTTGAACAAAGTCCCGCCCCAATGCTCGCTATGCTCTAAAGGATTCGGATACTCTTGTTCAACTTGATCGAGCAGGTCTTCTAGATCAAATGGTGAACCTTGATCCCAAATCCGAATCTCCAAGTGATCCGGATACAACCCGGCTTCTAGTTGAATGAGCGTATGGAGCGGCAGAGCAGTATGGGCATGACGCACCGCATTCGTAAAGCCTTCAACTAAAGCAATCTGACCTTGCAGCCAAGCTGCTTGAGAAAGCGGCGGTCGTCGGAATTGTTCAAACCAGCGGAGAATTTGAGCAATCGCAGTTAAATCGCTTTGCATCATCAATCGATCAAAGTAAATCGCACCCCCCATCGTCTTTAAATGCGTCATAGCTGATACCTGTTCAAGATTAAAATGCACTGCCTTTCTTTAGTAGAACAGCTACTGTTTTCAAGATCAGTTGTAAATCATATTTCAAGCTCCAGCGTTGCTGATAGCGTAGATCAAGCTGAATTACCTCCTCAAAGTTGCGGATCTGCGATCGACCATGCACCTGCCACTCACCTGTAATTCCCGGTTTCACATCAAGGCGCTGCCAATTTGGAATTTCATACCGCTCAACCTCTTCGGGTAAGGGTGGACGAGTCCCTACTAGACTCATTTCACCCCGCAACACATTCCAGAACTGCGGTAGCTCATCTAAGCTTGTTTTTCGCAAAAACTGTCCGACCTTAGTAATTCTCGGATCTTTCGCATTCTTGAAAAATGCGCCTTCATTCTCATTTTGAACTTGAGATTTTAATTGTTCTGCGTCAGTGACCATTGAACGAAACTTCCAAACGCGAAAGTGCCGTCCCAAATGTCCACAGCGAGTTTGAGAAAATAAAACCGAACCCGGACTATCTAGCTTAATCGCGATCGCAATCGGCACAAACACAAGCGCTGTAATGGTCAGCCCAACTAATGCTCCAGCAATATCAATAAGTCGTTTGGTACGAGACTGAATGGATGGATGTGTCGATTCGACCGCAGGCTGAATCAGAACAGGGTCTAAAGGAGCAGTTCCAGGCTCGATAGTAAATTGTCGATCGAGATCCGCTAAAGCGAGAATTGCTAAAATCTCAGGTCGAACGCTCCAAAGTGCCATCTCAATCTGACGGCTTTTCGTTGCTTTAAGGCACATCACTAAAGCACCGATCGCGCTACTATCAATGAAAGTCGTCTGCGCAAAATCAAGAATCAGCTTTGTGACAGTTGGATGGGCTTCGATCAATTCCCGACATTTTGTCCGGAAAGCAACTGCTTCGACAACAGTGAGCATGGACGGAAGTTTAATCAGATACGTACTATCTGTTTGGGTGACGACAAATTCAATAGGAGAGCGCTGTTGAACCATATTGACCTCAGAGATTAGGCGACGATTAGGGGACAGCAACATGGCAAGTCAAGCCAGAAATCCTGCCTCGCTAACCGATCATCCGTGTCGCAAAAACGATGATCGAATCATGCCTGTCATTGAATAGGCGACGGATCTAGAAAATCGACGATGCACCCGATTAGATGAAACCGTTTGAAAATCGACACTCAACTGATAACAGAGTGCCTGTGTTGAGCGAATCGATAACACTCTAGATATTTCTCTCGCTTGTGCGACCCCAAATCGTGCGCGATCGCGAGTTCAATTTGGGGATCATCCATATGCTTGTGGAATCGCACACTCCTTTAAAGTTCTGTCTAAATTAGCTTCGTAAGTTCCATTAAATCAATCGCCTTCTGGAATCGAAAGTTTAATGCGATCGCCAAGAGATCGGTAAACTCCAAGCTTTCAAAGGATAGAGTAGCAATCCAGATAGCAGTCATCCCGTGACTAAACTCACGTTAATAACGTTCCAAGAAGCAGGCGAGAACGTGTTTTTCATCATTGCGAGGTTCTCAGCTTGAGCATTCTTTAAGGTTTTCAAATAGATCTCTGAATTTACACCTAAAAGATAGTGGCTATTTTCTCGATCGATATAGGTTGAAATTACGGAATCGCAATCAAATCCGTCTCCGTACGCGGCAGTAAAAATCTGAAATTTTACATAAGCAGCTTCTTCAGCGATCAGGGCTATATGATCTAGGTTTTTCCTATCTGATCCATCACCTATTCAGTGAGTTAGTCATCATTATGAGTTTACCTGTCAAAGTTATTCAACTCAGTGGCATTCTGAGTCACACTCAGGCAAAACAGTTTAGACAAGAAATCGCTGATCTGATTGAAGCAGGCACGGTCGAGGTGTTGATCGATTTTGAGCAAGTGACTTTTATGGATAGTGCTGGATTGGGAGTGCTGGTCAGTATCCTGAAGCTTGTGAATGGAGCAGATGGAACCGTTTCACTCTGCTCCATTCGACAAGAGGTCAAGATGCTGCTGGACTTAGCAGATGTGGCTCAGTTCTTTGAAATTTTTCCCAATCAAGAAGCGTTTTACCAAGCCAAAGCAAACTATTCCCCAATCTGATATAGAACTCCAGAGGCTTCAAAAACTTGGAGTTCTTGCGTTACTTCAATTTGATCTGAAGCAACGAGCAATCATCATCAAAATCTTTGCTTCCTGTGAGATCTTGAACCGTCTGAATGATAGCTTCTGAGTTATCGATCGAGTCTGAGCGGTGACACTGATTCACGACATCAATAAAGCTATTGAGATTCCAGATTTCGCCATTCGGCTGCATGAATTCATAGATGCCATCACTAAAAAGGTAGAGAGTACTTTCTTGCTCTACTCTGAAGAATTGAGTTTTGTACTTAGTGTCTGGAAACATCCCGATCGGAGTTCCGGGTGTTCTGAGACGATGTACTTGATGATGAGGAGATTGCCCAGACAGCACCAGTGCAGGAGGATGCCCTGCACTCGCGTACATCAGAAGTTGCTTGGAATAGTTGTAGACTCCATACCAGATTGTGAAATAGCGCTCCGGTGTGTCAGCGTCCCAATTGTCTGCCTGCCCGGAAGCAAAAGCTTCGTTTAAGGCAGTCAGCACTAATCCGGGTTGATAGAAGTTAGTTCCAGGTAAGATTTGAGCGCGGAGAATATTCTGGATCGACACAGACACCAATGCGGCTCCTAAGCCATGTCCAGAGACATCCAGTAAGTACATTGCTAGAAAATCAGCATCGAGCCAATGATAGTCAAAGCAGTCTCCGCCAAGCTGTCGAGACGGAAGAAACTGCGATCGCGTCATGACCTTATCATTCATCGGCGTGGGTAAGAGCGATCGCACATAGTCCGCTGCTTCAGCAATTTCTGACTCTAAGCGCTCTTGCTGAACTTTTAATGCTTGAGTGAGTCTCCGCTGTTCTTGAAATGCCTGGTAAACGCGCAGCCCTGCGCGTAATCTAGCACTGAGTTCACTGATCTGGAACGGCTTTGAGAGAAAATCATTGGCTCCTTGATCGAGAGCTTTAATGTGATGTTCTGCTGATGGCTGAGCATTGAGTAGAACAACATAAATATCCGACCAATTTGGATCAGCTTTTAAGGCTCGACAGACTGAAACCCCATCAATTCCGGGTAAATCCCAGTTGCAGAGAATCAGTGCAGGACAAATCGAGGAAATGAGTGTTAACCCTTCTTCTCCACTGGTTGCCTCAAAGACTTCATAACCTTGATTTTGCAGAAGTTTTTTTAGAAGTTTACGGATTAATTGATCATCGTCAATCACTAGGATTCGGAACATATGAAAACTCAGCGGGGCGCTTCTCTTAATGCCTAGAATGCCCGAACCTAGTTCGACTTAAGCATGAGATGTGACATTGCATTCATGCGCGCGCCCGCTGATATTTTTGGCTGGAGTAATACTTTCGGCGAGTACTAGCCTAAATCGGATTTTGACCGATATTTTCGCCACATCCCTAAGCCCATGACAATCATTCCAGGAAGGAGAGCGGGAGAAGGAACCGTGGCTGAGGAAGCTCTCGCACCTCGCATCTGTGCGATCGCAAATCCATTTGCTGTCTCCGGAGCACTAATCTGAATCGACTGAATTGGATCAAGCGGATCATCGGAGTAAAAGCCGAAATACTGTGCCCCTGCGTTGCCATTGATCGACTGAGCTAGGACATCAGAAACGACCCCGCTTTGGGCGATCGCAGAAATCGTAAACGAATCCAATACGTTCGGCTCAGCATAAAAATCAAACGCGATGAGATTGGGTAACTTCAGGTTGAGCGTTGTGGTGTTATAGGCCGCATAAACTTCGCCCTGATAGCCATTACTCCAAGTGAGCCAATCTGTTGCTTGATTGGGGCCGATGGGTCGCTTAACAACACTGGGGCTAAATTCAATGTCACCGAGTGGTGAACTGATCTTGTCTAAATAAACTCCAAAGGCCTCTGCACCATTTGGGATTGAAACGAGATTGAGTCCTAAATTGGCTAGGGTATCTGTTCCATTGATCCAATTACCAGAATTATTGACCGTGACAATCGCGGCATGGGCAGGTGCGATCGTGCTTAAACTTGCAGCCGCCGTGAGAAACAGGGCAAATCCGCCTTTCTGAAGCGAGGTAGCCATTTCAACGTACTCCATGTGAGGTGGACGATAGGCTGCCCCTGATGAAGCTCAAGAGATTCGGAAATCGAATCGGATAAAAAATAGACAGAGCGTGAAGGTTGTATAAAGTTAAAGTGTTGGTAGACACGGTGCCTTAATTATTCTGCCGGAATTCCGGGATTGTACGGAGCGCTTTACAAAAAATTCATATAATTTCAGTGAAGCAACCTGGAGATCGAACTGTGAAAAAACGAGTCACCCTAACGTTTCCGAAACGGTCTGTGCAAATGCCCGTGACCTATCGATTAGCTAAAGATTTCAATGTGGCAGCGAATATTATTCGCGCTCAGGTTGCGCCGAATCAAGTGGGTAAATTAGTGGTCGAATTGTCAGGAGATATTGATCAACTCGATGCCTCGATCGATTGGATGCGATCGCAGGATATTCACGTCTCATTTGCCAGTCGCGAAATTACGATCGATGAAGATATCTGTGTACATTGCGGACTGTGTACGGGAGTTTGCCCGACAGAGGCATTAACGCTCGATCCACAGACGTTTCGATTGACCTTTACACGATCGCGCTGTATCGTCTGTGAGCAATGTATTCCCACTTGTCCAGTCCAAGCGATTTCTACAACGTTCTAACCCGTAGCATTTGATTGCCACCGCGCTGAAATTCATAAGGCACTTGCTGAATTGTGGCAGAGTAGCCTTGAGCTTGCAATGCTTGAATGATGGGATCAACAAATGGAGACATTTCACCCGTCATATTCAGTAGAAGTGGAAAAACTCTCACATCAGCAGATAGACGGCACATTTCTAAAATAGAGGCTAAATGAAATTCTAGTGACAACTGGTCAGAGTATAGAAACAGTAAATGAGAACACAACGCTAAATTAAACTGTTTCGATGCAAAAGGCAGATTCGGTAATTCGCAGGTTTGATAGCGTCCTTGCTGAAATCCAATCGGAAAGTCTTGGAGAAAATTCTGCATCGAATTCATCCGAGACTGTCCCATTTCTTTCGGCGATCGAAACGTCTTCCAAATAAAATTGTCTCGCGTTGCCTCAACCTTGCTCAGAACGACATCATAAGTTTCATCGATTCGCTGCTGAATTTCTGCCACTGAGAATTGATAAATCGGATCACAGGAAATAACCGAATGCCCCTGCTGAGTCAGTTCTGCATTGAAACTTGCAGGCCCACCGCCACAGTCTAGAATGTTGCTCTGAAGATCGGTTTCAGAAAGATCAAACATCTGAATATATTCAGTCAGCGATCGACCCCACGGTACAATCTGCTCCAGTCGTAATCCCATGCCTCACCTCGCTCAGCAATCAAGATAAAATTCTGGCTTCAGCTCCCACATCTGCGGCAATGAATTGAGTGGGAGCACCTAAGCTAGAGGAAATCGATTGAACGAATTAAGCTTTGTCTAGCGGTTTGCCAGTTTGCTTAGTCTAAAGCTGCTAACGAGAGATTTTTCGACGCTGCCTGACTTGTGCGAGTCAGAAGCGAGAGCTTTTGGAGCAATTCTTGAGCTAACATTGCAAAGGCTCTTGATCCTGAAGTTCCTGGATTATTGAGGACAACCGGAGTAAAACTATCGATCGCTTTCGAGACATTAACATCGGATGGAATTCGCGTTTTAAACAGCTTCGCCTCACTAAAATCTTCATTCAATCGCTTCATCACCTGTCCGTGATAGCGACTCGTCAATAGATTGCCAGAGAGCGAAAAGGCAATGCCGAGCAGTTCTAATTCCACTTGCTCAGTATCCGTTTTGTGAGTTTCTTTGAGCTTAGCAAGCCGACGTTCTAGAAGTTGAATTCCAATCAGAGAAAGAGGTTCTGGCTTGGCTGGAATCAGATAAAAATTACTCGCGAGTAATGCACTCCGAGTAATCAAGTTATATCCCGGCGCACAATCGAGAATGATCAAATCGTAATCTTTCGCGATCGGGTCTAGTACTTGCCGAATCAGATTCTTTTCAAATTCATTCCAGACTTGCTCAAAATCTGCTTGACCTTTCTGCACGGCCGTTTTGTGCAACATTTGAGAGACTAAAAACTCATCATAGAGATCAATATCTCCTGGCAAAAGATCAAACCCTTTTACTTGACACACATACTTGTGGATGGCATCGGGAACGATTTGGGGGAGTTTCGGATCAGACAGAATCGCACGATGAATTAAATGCCTCAAGGTACGCTTATCATTCCGTAGCTTGGCAAAATCGGCAGGAGTCATCAAACTCAAGGTCGCGCTGATCTGCGTATCCAAATCGACGAGCAACACCCGCTTCTGGTGAAACTTTGCTAAACAAGTCGCCAAATTCACAGACATCGTGGTTTTGCCCACGCCGCCCTTCATGTTGGTCATTGCGATCGTATAAGTCATTTTCTCCTCCCGCAAATTGCTTGTCAAAAATGCCACCGAAACATGCGGCACATCATACCGTACTGCGTTGCCTCAGACACACAAATCCCTAGAACAGTTCGTGGGGAGAGCTAAAGATCAAGGATAAGTATTACGCTTAAGCGAGACTCAATTCGCATGATATTTCGGATTGCGGGAACTCTAGCCTATTTCAGCGGGAATGTAAACTTTTCTGGTATTGGTCATCACAACAATGAATGTGATCTAGGCAACGTAAACGCTTCAGACATCTACATTATGGTGAATAGGCGCTCCTGCAATCGTTAGATATGCTGTTTTATATTCACGCTAGGAGGAGAGAATTCGCATGAAGACAGGGAATTTGTTAAGTCAGCAAATTCAAACAATGAACGTGAAGATTCTTGATCTATATAAAAACTCGAAACAGACTCCAACGGGTGATTTTTTCTCGATCGCCTTAAAGGAACTAGGCGTTGTCTCAGAAGAACTTGAAGTTGCTGTCGAAGAATTAAATCGTCAGAGTGAAGTCTTGGACAGCAACTATCATGACATTTATGCTGAGCGCTTACGATATCAAAATCTATTTGAATTTGCACCTGACTGCTATCTTGTTACTGATATTCAAGGCAAAATTCAAGATGTTAATTTAGCAGCCGCAGCATTGCTAAATCGACGATCGCAACATCTAATTGATAAACCGTTTTCAGTTCTCATTGCACTAGAGGATCGCCATCGATTTCGCACTGCGCTAACCGATGTTGTAGGGTGCGATCATGTTCAATTCTCAGCCAAGCTTCAATATAATGCACATCAGCAGTTTGATGCGCGAATTACTGTAGATACAATTCGCGCTCAAGGAAAGCTCTTGGCGCTACGTTGGATCATCA is part of the Leptolyngbya boryana PCC 6306 genome and harbors:
- a CDS encoding NIL domain-containing protein; this encodes MKKRVTLTFPKRSVQMPVTYRLAKDFNVAANIIRAQVAPNQVGKLVVELSGDIDQLDASIDWMRSQDIHVSFASREITIDEDICVHCGLCTGVCPTEALTLDPQTFRLTFTRSRCIVCEQCIPTCPVQAISTTF
- a CDS encoding ATP-binding protein, whose translation is MTHLKTMGGAIYFDRLMMQSDLTAIAQILRWFEQFRRPPLSQAAWLQGQIALVEGFTNAVRHAHTALPLHTLIQLEAGLYPDHLEIRIWDQGSPFDLEDLLDQVEQEYPNPLEHSEHWGGTLFKKLRDQHQWEIEYHCVRERVNCLCLVKKCDNS
- a CDS encoding SpoIIE family protein phosphatase, which codes for MFRILVIDDDQLIRKLLKKLLQNQGYEVFEATSGEEGLTLISSICPALILCNWDLPGIDGVSVCRALKADPNWSDIYVVLLNAQPSAEHHIKALDQGANDFLSKPFQISELSARLRAGLRVYQAFQEQRRLTQALKVQQERLESEIAEAADYVRSLLPTPMNDKVMTRSQFLPSRQLGGDCFDYHWLDADFLAMYLLDVSGHGLGAALVSVSIQNILRAQILPGTNFYQPGLVLTALNEAFASGQADNWDADTPERYFTIWYGVYNYSKQLLMYASAGHPPALVLSGQSPHHQVHRLRTPGTPIGMFPDTKYKTQFFRVEQESTLYLFSDGIYEFMQPNGEIWNLNSFIDVVNQCHRSDSIDNSEAIIQTVQDLTGSKDFDDDCSLLQIKLK
- a CDS encoding ParA family protein, whose product is MTYTIAMTNMKGGVGKTTMSVNLATCLAKFHQKRVLLVDLDTQISATLSLMTPADFAKLRNDKRTLRHLIHRAILSDPKLPQIVPDAIHKYVCQVKGFDLLPGDIDLYDEFLVSQMLHKTAVQKGQADFEQVWNEFEKNLIRQVLDPIAKDYDLIILDCAPGYNLITRSALLASNFYLIPAKPEPLSLIGIQLLERRLAKLKETHKTDTEQVELELLGIAFSLSGNLLTSRYHGQVMKRLNEDFSEAKLFKTRIPSDVNVSKAIDSFTPVVLNNPGTSGSRAFAMLAQELLQKLSLLTRTSQAASKNLSLAALD
- a CDS encoding exopolysaccharide biosynthesis polyprenyl glycosylphosphotransferase: MVQQRSPIEFVVTQTDSTYLIKLPSMLTVVEAVAFRTKCRELIEAHPTVTKLILDFAQTTFIDSSAIGALVMCLKATKSRQIEMALWSVRPEILAILALADLDRQFTIEPGTAPLDPVLIQPAVESTHPSIQSRTKRLIDIAGALVGLTITALVFVPIAIAIKLDSPGSVLFSQTRCGHLGRHFRVWKFRSMVTDAEQLKSQVQNENEGAFFKNAKDPRITKVGQFLRKTSLDELPQFWNVLRGEMSLVGTRPPLPEEVERYEIPNWQRLDVKPGITGEWQVHGRSQIRNFEEVIQLDLRYQQRWSLKYDLQLILKTVAVLLKKGSAF
- a CDS encoding STAS domain-containing protein is translated as MSLPVKVIQLSGILSHTQAKQFRQEIADLIEAGTVEVLIDFEQVTFMDSAGLGVLVSILKLVNGADGTVSLCSIRQEVKMLLDLADVAQFFEIFPNQEAFYQAKANYSPI
- a CDS encoding CTP synthase, with product MTKFVFVTGGVVSSIGKGIVAASLGRLLKSRDYSVSILKLDPYINVDPGTMSPFQHGEVFVTEDGAETDLDLGHYERFTDTSMSRLNSVTTGSIYQAVINKERRGDYNGGTVQVIPHITNEIKERILRVAQNTNPDVVITEIGGTVGDIESLPFLEAIRQFRKEVGRQNVMYMHVTLIPWIPAAGEMKTKPTQHSVKELRSIGIQPDILVCRSDRAVPSGMKEKMSEFCDVPVECVITCQDARSIYEVPLRLEKEGLATQAIDLLNLEQRQPNLSQWQTLVERLYQPTQTLEIAIVGKYVRLSDAYLSVVEALKHAGIATGSALNLRWINSEEIEEKGAAHYLADVDGIVVPGGFGIRGVDGKIAAIAYAREHQIPFLGLCLGMQCSVIEWARNVARLENAHSAEFVPEAKNAVINLLPEQQDVVDLGGTMRLGLYPCRLTPNTLTLALYGEEVIYERHRHRYEFNNAYRNLFLESGYVVSGTSPDGRLVEIIELPGHPFFIATQFHPEFQSRPSSPHPLFKGFVQAALSRETELSQNKVAIEA
- a CDS encoding PTPA-CTERM sorting domain-containing protein, with protein sequence MATSLQKGGFALFLTAAASLSTIAPAHAAIVTVNNSGNWINGTDTLANLGLNLVSIPNGAEAFGVYLDKISSPLGDIEFSPSVVKRPIGPNQATDWLTWSNGYQGEVYAAYNTTTLNLKLPNLIAFDFYAEPNVLDSFTISAIAQSGVVSDVLAQSINGNAGAQYFGFYSDDPLDPIQSIQISAPETANGFAIAQMRGARASSATVPSPALLPGMIVMGLGMWRKYRSKSDLG
- the leuD gene encoding 3-isopropylmalate dehydratase small subunit, which gives rise to MVSEVRTIAGGGIPLVGNDIDTDRIIPARFLRCVTFDGLGAQVFADDRKQLNGQHPFDLPQYQGAKVLVVNGNFGCGSSREHAPQAIAKWGISAIVGESFAEIFFGNCVAIGIPCVTAEPSVTSQLQALLAENPQLQVTVDLDQMQVRCGEFTGAISMPEGARQMLTCGTWDACGQLVAQAEQIRATAANLPYVAWGQAS